One region of Choristoneura fumiferana chromosome 3, NRCan_CFum_1, whole genome shotgun sequence genomic DNA includes:
- the LOC141426166 gene encoding uncharacterized protein codes for MSARAPALIEIIEPDPQNCTSRALPPEGNVKHRNYRMLNENLRAYTPTGDIHTSPEKGKVVSKFDVSTVISPPRARILELLRPDDPGRDTLEAIVRPAPRRGLTRPLDEDTRRFLQRALLSPSPYGSSAAPTPEPYPETPEQTSPEPLVEEPRKNQKTNGERSLADELREAEEEELTGETREDIYLEFIKRGGGVKEAVERERLGKLALSVEEDSGSECEDSLSVAARRLDALLAESRGLHKELQDIQQDMQASCARAGQCAAAARALDAECRSLRFLDDVLALLRGDVAAARARAWPFALPTRLPDRNYII; via the exons ATGAGCGCGCGTGCGCCCGCTCTCATCGAGATCATCGAACCCGACCCCCAAAACTGCACTTCCCGCGCCCTCCCTCCAGAGGGCAACGTCAAACACCGGAACTACAGAATGCTCAACGAAAACCTTCGCGCCTACACCCCAACCGGAGACATCCATACATCCCCAGAAAAAGGAAAAGTGGTGTCCAAATTCGATGTATCAACTGTCATCTCTCCGCCCAGAGCTAGGATACTAGAACTGCTAAGACCAGACGATCCTGGAAGAGACACTTTAGAAGCCATAGTAAGACCAGCACCTAGAAGAGGCTTAACGCGACCGCTAGACGAAGACACTAGACGATTTCTACAAAGAGCTCTTCTGTCTCCGAGTCCTTATGGTTCCTCAGCAGCACCCACGCCAGAACCTTATCCCGAGACTCCAGAACAAACAAGCCCGGAACCTCTAGTAGAAGAGCCGaggaaaaatcaaaaaacaaatGGCGAACGGTCTTTAGCGGACGAATTGCGGGAAGCTGAGGAAGAAGAGTTGACCGGTGAAACGCGAGAGGACATTTACTTGGAATTTATAAAACGTGGTGGTGGTGTGAAAGAAGCAGTGGAACGTGAGAGACTAGGGAAGTTAGCGTTGTCAGTGGAAGAGGACAGTGGTAGTGAGTGTGAGGACAGTCTGTCGGTGGCTGCGAGGAGACTGGACGCGTTGCTGGCGGAATCGAGAGGTCTTCACAAGGAGCTGCAGGATATTCAACAGGATATGCAG GCatcgtgcgcgcgcgccggtcagtgcgcggcggcggcgcgagcGCTGGACGCGGAGTGCCGCTCTCTGCGTTTCCTGGACGACGTGCTGGCGCTGCTGCGGGGAGACGTGGCCGCGGCGCGTGCGCGGGCCTGGCCCTTCGCTCTGCCCACGCGACTGCCGGATCGAAACTACATCATATAA
- the LOC141426337 gene encoding maltase A3-like — MWLPSLVTLLLLETTLGQSAWWNSAVYYRVLVDSFKDSDGDGLGDLLGATKQLSYIRALGADAVLLSSLSTKSPDCAKPGIIDLAGIDQRYGGLDQFNGLIEKAKKLDLKVVSTLQLQTASVDSEWFTSSANRVNGFEDWVVWTDGSADQPPPLEEGVDQWSYDDTRKAYFAVRGNESLLNLCSEGLSAAMASAQCAWLRRGVDGVVLNPDFRPQSCGLKLLRKLVAEAMSCSRGSNLETPVILVQSSLDQEEAANYYGDESIGANSVISSALSSSRSTSAPQLALAFYADLLNAPQYMAPTWQTSSPEANRITSRYGSDMIDAINLLSLILPGAAIIQQGDELGAADAILEWASKEACWPNPGNPSAAPFPWDDSTNAGFTAGEPWLPLAPNYRYANAKTQFSNEGSHVGVVKIAAAMRKSPAIGPHAEIKRLGDALAVLRWGGAGSLLVVSNLGKGQTEVQLSRMPGLPTTMTVAIGSAGSSFSSGSHVNLEKTVKLGPGETILLAGAPRHCGGPGPVDKIASKLSEGWQKLNKYFSNV; from the exons ATGTGGCTGCCTTCGCTCGTGACCCTGCTGCTGTTGGAGACGACCCTGGGCCAGAGCGCCTGGTGGAACAGCGCTGTATATTACCGGGTCCTGGTGGACTCTTTCAAGGATTCGGATGGAGACGGGCTGGGGGATTTGCTAG GCGCAACGAAGCAACTGAGCTACATCAGGGCCTTGGGAGCTGATGCTGTCCTCCTCTCATCCCTTAGTACGAAGAGTCCAGACTGTGCCAAGCCAGGAATTATAGATTTGGCGGGCATAGACCAGCGATATGGAGGCCTGGACCAGTTCAATGGTCTTATAGAAAAGGCAAAGAAATTAG ATCTGAAAGTGGTATCAACACTGCAGCTCCAGACAGCTAGTGTGGACTCCGAATGGTTCACATCCAGCGCCAACCGAGTGAATGGCTTCGAAGACTGGGTCGTCTGGACAGATGGATCTGCTGACCAGCCCCCTCCG CTGGAAGAAGGAGTAGACCAATGGTCCTACGATGACACCCGCAAAGCGTATTTCGCTGTGCGTGGCAATGAATCCTTGCTTAACCTCTGCTCCGAAGGATTATCAGCAGCGATGGCATCAGCTCAGTGCGCCTGGCTGCGGCGAGGAGTGGACGGAGTGGTGCTTAACCCAGACTTCAGGCCACAGAGTTGTGGACTGAAGCTCCTGAGGAAACTAGTTGCTGAAGCTATGTCATGCTCACGGGGATCCAATTTGGAAACTCC GGTAATATTAGTCCAATCTTCTCTAGATCAAGAAGAGGCTGCGAATTATTATGGTGACGAGAGCATAGGCGCCAACAGCGTGATCAGCTCGGCTCTGTCATCATCAAGGAGTACTTCGGCTCCACAACTAGCTCTGGCATTCTATGCTGATTTGCTGAATGCGCCTCAATACATGGCTCCGACTTGGCAA ACAAGTTCACCGGAAGCAAACCGTATCACATCAAGATACGGCAGCGACATGATAGACGCCATCAATCTTCTAAGCCTCATTCTACCCGGAGCCGCCATAATTCAACAAGGAGACGAACTAGGCGCTGCTGATGCTATCCTCGAATGGGCCTCGAAGGAAGCCTGCTGGCCTAATCCTGGTAACCCATCAGCTGCACCCTTCCCATGGGATGATTCTACCAATGCTGGGTTTACAGCTGGAGAGCCATGGTTGCCTTTAGCTCCTAACTACAGATACGCTAACGCCAAAACTCAGTTCTCAAATGAAGGTAGCCATGTTGGAGTCGTCAAAATCGCGGCGGCAATGAGGAAGTCGCCAGCTATTGGACCTCATGCTGAG ATAAAACGCCTTGGGGATGCCTTAGCAGTTTTAAGATGGGGTGGTGCCGGCTCGCTCCTGGTGGTGTCAAATCTAGGGAAGGGCCAGACTGAAGTCCAGCTCTCCAGGATGCCAGGTCTCCCGACTACAATGACAGTAGCCATAGGTTCTGCTGGTTCCAGCTTCTCCTCTGGATCTCACGTCAACTTAGAGAAGACCGTTAAACTTGGGCCAGGGGAGACCATACTCCTGGCCGGGGCCCCGCGGCATTGTGGAGGACCAGGCCCCGTGGACAAAATAGCGAGTAAATTGAGCGAGGGATGGCAGAAACTCAACAAGTATTTCAGTAATGTCTAG